In the genome of Streptomyces violaceoruber, the window CCCGGTCCGTCCTGCGGTACGTGTGCGCCCCGAAGAAGTCCCGCTGCCCCTGGGTCAGCGCGGCGGGGAGCCGCTCGGCGCGCAGGGCGTCGTAGTAGGCGAGGGCGGCGGCGAAGCCCGGCGTCGGCACGCCCTGCCGGGTCGCGGCGACCAGGACCTCGCGCCAGTCGTCCTGCGCGGCGGCGATCTCCTGGGCGAACGTCTCGTCCGACAGCAGGCTCGGCAGGTCCGGCCGGGCGTCGTAGGCGGCCCGGATGCGGTCCAGGAAGGCCGCCCGGATGATGCAGCCGCCGCGCCAGATCGCCGAGACGGCGCCGAGATCGATGTCCCAGTCGTACTCCTCGCTGCCCGCGGCGATCTCGTGGAAGCCCTGCGTGTACGACACGATCTTCGAGGCGTACAGCGCCTGCTCGACGCGGTCGGCGAAGGCGGCCGCCTCCGACTCGCCGAGCGGGGACGCCTGCGGGCCGGCCAGGCCGCGCGAGGCGTCGCGCAGCGCCGCGTGCCCCGACAGGGAGCGCGCGAAGACGGCCTCCGCGATGCCCGACACCGGCACGCCCAGGTCCAGCGCGATCTGCACCGTCCAGCGGCCGGTGCCCTTCTGCTCCGCCTGGTCGACCACCACGTCCACGAACGGCTTGCCCGTCGCCCCGTCCACGTGCGACAGCACCTCCGCCGTGATCTCGATCAGGTACGAGTCCAGGCGGCCGGTGTTCCAGGTGCGGAAGATCTCCGCGATCTGCGCGGGGGAGTACCCGGCGACGTCGCGCAGCAGCTGGTACGCCTCGCCGATCAACTGCATGTCGGCGTACTCGATGCCGTTGTGCACCATCTTGACGAAGTGACCTGCGCCGTCGGGACCGACGTGCGTCACACAGGGCGCCTCGTCCGCGGCCTTCGCCGAGATCTTCTCCAGCATCGGGCCCAGAGACTCGTACGACTCCTTCGAGCCGCCCGGCATGATGCTGGGCCCGTGCAGCGCGCCCTCCTCGCCGCCCGAGATGCCGGTGCCCACGAAATGGATGCCCTGCTCGCGCAGTTCGCGCTCCCGGCGCCGGGTGTCCGCGAAGTGCGCGTTGCCCCCGTCGATGATCATGTCCCCGGGCTCGAGGAGCGGGGCGAACTCCCGGATCACCGCGTCGGTCGGGTCACCGGCCTTCACCATGATCACCAGGCGTCGCGGGCGCTCCAGCGCGGCCACGAACTCCTTGGCGGTCTCGGTCGCGACGAAATCGCCCTCGCTCCCGAACTCCTCCACCAGCGCGTGCGTGCGCGACGCGGTCCGGTTGTGCACCGCGACCGTGTAGCCGTTGCGGGCGAAGTTGCGGGCGAGGTTGCGGCCCATGACCGCGAGACCCGTGACGCCGATCTGCGCTGTAGTGCTCATTGGGTTGGCTCCTAGTGACCTTGGTGTCCGTGGTGCCCTGTGTAGGTGGTGCCGGTGCCCGCCAGTATCGCCGGTTTCGCCGCTCGACCATGCTGACGTGCCGGGACGCACGTCGCACTTTCTGCTTCCCGTTCTCCCCCGGAACCCCAGTACGGGCGGAAGGGGCCGAGTGCCTCAGCGGGACGACCTCGCATCCGGCCAACGGCCGCTCCTTCCCGGCCACTCGGGGTGACCAACCGGCCGGTTGCCGTCTTGTCATGGCCTGTTCGCGGCGCTTACTTTTGCCCCTCCTGACGCAATGTCGAGGGGGACCTCCATGGCCGTACGCGGCCGGCACCGCCGGTATCAGCCGAACAGGATCAACCGCGCCTCACTGACCGTCACCGCGGGGGGCGCGGGACTGGCCCTCCCCCTCGTCGGCACCGGCACGGCCCACGCGGCCGACGCGGCGACCTGGGACAAGGTCGCCGCCTGCGAGTCCACCGACGACTGGGACATCAACACCGGCAACGGCTACTACGGCGGGCTGCAGTTCACGCAGTCCACCTGGGAGGCCTTCGGCGGCACGCGGTACGCCCCGCGGGCCGACCTGGCCACCAGGGAGCAGCAGATCGCCGTCGCCGAGAAGGTGCTGGACACGCAGGGGCCCGGCGCCTGGCCGGTGTGCTCGGAGCGGGCCGGACTGACCCGGGGCGGCGACCCGCCCGACATCCGGCCGGCCGGGTCCGCGGCGCCGGCGCAGAAGACGTCGGACTCGGTGAAGGACGTCCAGCCGCAGACCACCCCGCAGTCCCGGGCGGGCAAGGCCAGGATGTACACGGTGGTCACCGGCGACACCCTCTCCGGCATCGCCGACACCCATGAGGTACGCGGCGGCTGGCAGCGGCTGTACGAGGCCAACCGCAGCGCGATCGGTTCCGACCCCGACCTGATCCTGCCCGGACAGCGCCTGTCGCTGCGCGGGCAGGGGACCACCCGGGCGCCCGGAGCCGAGGCGGGAAGACGGCAGGACGAGCAGCAGCCCCAACGGGACAAGCAGCGGCAGAAACAGCAGGACAAGCAGCAGAAGCAGCACCGGAAAGAGCAGAAGCAAGAGCAGAAGCAAGAACCGAAGCAAGAGCCGAAAGAACAGAAGCGGCAGGAGCAGAAGCAACAGGAGCAGCGGAAGGCGCCGAAGGAGTCGTCCTCCGACAGCGGCAAGGCCAAGGCGGCCGGCAAGGCCACCGCCCACCGAGCCGTCGTGGCCCCCGTCGACGCCGCCACCGGTACGCCCTACCACCAGGCGGGCTCCTCCTGGTCCAAGGGCTACCACACCGGCGTCGACTTCCCCGTCCCCACCGGCACCTCCGTCAAGTCGGTCGCGGACGGCCGGGTGGTCAGCGCGGGGTGGGGCGGTTCGTACGGCTACCAGGTGGTGGTCCGGCACGGGGACGGCCGCTACTCCCAGTACGCGCACCTCTCGGCGATCTCCGTGAAGAGCGGACAGTCGGTGGGCGTCGGTCAGCGCCTCGGCCGCTCCGGCTCCACGGGCAATGTCACGGGCCCGCATCTGCACTTCGAGGTGCGGACGGGGCCCGGCTTCGGTTCGGACGTCGACCCGGTGGCGTACCTGCGGGCCGGCGGCGTCAGGATCTGATCCGGACCCGTTGGGGGCCGAGCACGGACGGGACGAACGGGCCGCCGTAGAAGGGGCCGTAGAAGAGCGTCGTGTCGTCGGCCTCCTCCGGCGTCCGGGCTTCGTACGCCTCCTCGGCGGGGGCGGCGTCCGGGACCGGCGGTGCCACCGGTGACGGCACGAAGACCTTGTCGGACAGCCGGGCCACCTGCGGTACCGGTGCCACCGCACTCGTCGGTGCCACCGCACTGGCCGGTGCCACCGCACTCGCCGGTACCACCGCACTCGCCGGTACCACCTGCTCCCGGACGGGGACGCCCTCGACCGGCCCTGCGGCCACCAGCTCGGCCGCGGGCGCCGTCGTCGGTGCCTGCGCCGGCCCGGGTGCCGAGGTCCCGAGCGCTGCCGCCCCGGCCCCCACAAGGGCCACCGTCTCCTCGGCCAGGGCCGTGGACTCCTCGGTACCGGCGCCCTCCCGCGCGATGCGCTCCGTCGTCAGCATGATCAGTCCACCGGCGGCCACCACACCGCAGCTCAGGGCGAGCACGGTGCCGGTCGTGCCGTAACGGAACGTCTCGCCGAACATCGTGATGCCGACGACGGCGGCCACCACCGGGTTCACGACCGTCAGCGTGGCCAGTGGGGCGGCGAGACCGGCGCCCCGGTAGGAGGCCTGTGACAGCACCATGCCGGCCGTGGCGAGTACGCCGATCACGGCCAGCGACGGCAGATCACCGGCCGACACCCCGCCGTTCCAGTCGACCGCGACCGTCTTGGTGAAGACCGAGGACATTCCGAACGCTATGCCGGACGCGGTCGCCAGCAGGATGCTGCGGACCGCCGGGTGCCGGTGCGCGGCCCGGCCGGCGATCATCAGCGCGACGATCGCGCCACCGGTGACCAGCGCCGCCCCGACCCGCTGCGCCGTGCCCAGTGACTGCGCGTCGGAGGCACCGACCAGGGACAGCAGACCGGCGAGACCCACCGTGGCCATCAGCGCGCCCCGCCAGGCCGTCGCCCCGGCCCTGCGGCCCACGAAGAGCGCCGCCATGGGCAGCGCGAAGACGATGGTGAGCGCTCCCAGCGGCTGCACCAGACTCAGCGGACCGAGCGCGAGGGCGACCACGTGCAGCAGACCGCCCAGGCCGTTGAGCGAGACCGCCGCCCACCAGGCGGGCCGGCGCAAGGGAGCGTACTGGGCATCTGGGGACGACGACGCGACCTGCTCCTGCACGATCGCGCCGCCCGCGTAGGCCACGGCGGACACGAGTGACAGCAGCACGGACAACGCGAGGGCGCTCATCGGCTGCTCCTCTGCGTGAGGCGGGGGCGCTGGGCCCGGCGCGGCGAAGGGTCGTCATCCATGG includes:
- the gndA gene encoding NADP-dependent phosphogluconate dehydrogenase, translating into MSTTAQIGVTGLAVMGRNLARNFARNGYTVAVHNRTASRTHALVEEFGSEGDFVATETAKEFVAALERPRRLVIMVKAGDPTDAVIREFAPLLEPGDMIIDGGNAHFADTRRRERELREQGIHFVGTGISGGEEGALHGPSIMPGGSKESYESLGPMLEKISAKAADEAPCVTHVGPDGAGHFVKMVHNGIEYADMQLIGEAYQLLRDVAGYSPAQIAEIFRTWNTGRLDSYLIEITAEVLSHVDGATGKPFVDVVVDQAEQKGTGRWTVQIALDLGVPVSGIAEAVFARSLSGHAALRDASRGLAGPQASPLGESEAAAFADRVEQALYASKIVSYTQGFHEIAAGSEEYDWDIDLGAVSAIWRGGCIIRAAFLDRIRAAYDARPDLPSLLSDETFAQEIAAAQDDWREVLVAATRQGVPTPGFAAALAYYDALRAERLPAALTQGQRDFFGAHTYRRTDRDGAFHTLWGGDRSEVTA
- the rpfD gene encoding resuscitation-promoting factor protein RpfD, giving the protein MAVRGRHRRYQPNRINRASLTVTAGGAGLALPLVGTGTAHAADAATWDKVAACESTDDWDINTGNGYYGGLQFTQSTWEAFGGTRYAPRADLATREQQIAVAEKVLDTQGPGAWPVCSERAGLTRGGDPPDIRPAGSAAPAQKTSDSVKDVQPQTTPQSRAGKARMYTVVTGDTLSGIADTHEVRGGWQRLYEANRSAIGSDPDLILPGQRLSLRGQGTTRAPGAEAGRRQDEQQPQRDKQRQKQQDKQQKQHRKEQKQEQKQEPKQEPKEQKRQEQKQQEQRKAPKESSSDSGKAKAAGKATAHRAVVAPVDAATGTPYHQAGSSWSKGYHTGVDFPVPTGTSVKSVADGRVVSAGWGGSYGYQVVVRHGDGRYSQYAHLSAISVKSGQSVGVGQRLGRSGSTGNVTGPHLHFEVRTGPGFGSDVDPVAYLRAGGVRI
- a CDS encoding DMT family transporter; translation: MSALALSVLLSLVSAVAYAGGAIVQEQVASSSPDAQYAPLRRPAWWAAVSLNGLGGLLHVVALALGPLSLVQPLGALTIVFALPMAALFVGRRAGATAWRGALMATVGLAGLLSLVGASDAQSLGTAQRVGAALVTGGAIVALMIAGRAAHRHPAVRSILLATASGIAFGMSSVFTKTVAVDWNGGVSAGDLPSLAVIGVLATAGMVLSQASYRGAGLAAPLATLTVVNPVVAAVVGITMFGETFRYGTTGTVLALSCGVVAAGGLIMLTTERIAREGAGTEESTALAEETVALVGAGAAALGTSAPGPAQAPTTAPAAELVAAGPVEGVPVREQVVPASAVVPASAVAPASAVAPTSAVAPVPQVARLSDKVFVPSPVAPPVPDAAPAEEAYEARTPEEADDTTLFYGPFYGGPFVPSVLGPQRVRIRS